One window of the Salvia splendens isolate huo1 chromosome 1, SspV2, whole genome shotgun sequence genome contains the following:
- the LOC121741823 gene encoding uncharacterized protein LOC121741823 isoform X2 has product MMNQLHNNNWAVHVNDAAPTTPSQPPHLALPIHKLEKSLEMAEETSNSKQWRKSNLFLEIPSRSMEVSRQEFVQIKMPPATPTPTPKRVNFLLTPSPSDSRPYGSPGPSSTRGRSSIRNLLPKGFKQRASTSEAANNDSISSTTAVVGSQDNPSMSRSWSFSKMFTPRAKRACSLPVTPIANSNPGSSDAGNAHVNCPPAPDDAKGVRRMSRSLSVPVIRKEKGTRKMDSFFRIIPSTPRLTKDGQPQLPNVTSIDDENSEADGEDIPEEEAVCRICLVELCEGGETLKMECSCKGELALAHQECAVKWFALKGNKTCEVCKQEVRNLPVTLLRIQSCINRAAAANSYSDLEINGVWHEVPILVIVSMLAYFCFLEQLLVGKMGSSAIAISLPFSCVLGLLASMTSSTMVKRRFVWIYASMQFSLVVLFAHIFYNLVHVQAVLSILLSTFAGFGVAMSGSSLIVEVMRWKRRRDGARNQNNGGDEMMLHPSQHPGGEAQNPETFSGI; this is encoded by the exons ATGATGAATCAACTACACAACAACAACTGGGCTGTTCATGTTAATGATGCAGCACCTACTACTCCATCTCAACCTCCACACCTTGCTCTGCCTATTCACAAG CTGGAAAAGTCTTTGGAAATGGCTGAAGAAACATCAAACAGCAAACAGTGGAGAAAATCGAACCTATTCTTGGAGATACCTAGCAGATCAATGGAAGTATCTCGCCAAGAATTCGTTCAAATAAAGATGCCTCCGGCCACACCAACTCCCACCCCCAAGAGAGTCAACTTCCTCTTAACACCTAGTCCTTCTGATTCAAGGCCATATGGATCACCTGGACCTTCCTCAACACGAGGCAGGTCATCCATCCGGAACCTCCTGCCAAAGGGCTTCAAGCAAAGAGCTTCCACTTCAGAGGCAGCCAACAATGATTCAATCTCTTCAACCACAGCTGTTGTTGGTTCACAAGATAATCCATCCATGTCAAGATCATGGTCATTTTCAAAGATGTTTACTCCTAGGGCTAAGAGGGCATGCTCGTTGCCAGTAACCCCTATAGCCAATTCAAATCCGGGCTCTTCTGACGCTGGAAATGCGCATGTAAACTGTCCTCCTGCACCTGATGAT GCAAAAGGAGTTAGGCGCATGTCGAGGTCACTTTCTGTCCCGGTGATCAGAAAAGAAAAGGGCACCCGAAAAATGGATTCATTCTTTCGTATTATTCCATCCACACCTAGACTGACCAAGGATGGCCAACCTCAACTACCAAATGTCACAAGTATAGATGATG AAAACAGTGAAGCTGATGGTGAAGATATACCTGAAGAGGAAGCTGTTTGTAGGATTTGCTTGGTTGAACTATGTGAAGGTGGAGAGACCCTTAAAATGGAATGCAGCTGCAAAGGAGAACTTGCTCTGGCTCATCAAGAATGTGCAGTCAAATGGTTTGCCCTCAAAGGGAACAAGACCTGTGAAGTTTGCAAGCAAGAAGTTAGAAACTTACCCGTCACACTTCTACGTATCCAAAGCTGTATAAATCGTGCTGCAGCCGCCAATAGCTATTCAGATTTGGAGATCAACGG GGTTTGGCATGAAGTACCAATCCTTGTAATTGTGAGTATGCTGGCCTACTTCTGTTTTCTTGAGCAGCTTTTG GTTGGCAAAATGGGTAGCAGTGCAATCGCCATATCGCTTCCATTTTCTTGTGTACTCGGCCTCCTTGCATCCATGACATCTTCAACTATGG TGAAGAGAAGATTTGTTTGGATATATGCATCAATGCAGTTCTCTCTTGTGGTTCTCTTTGCTCATATTTTCTACAACTTG GTTCATGTGCAAGCAGTTCTATCAATCCTGCTGTCTACATTTGCTGGATTTGGTGTTGCTATGAGTGGTAGTTCGCTCATCGTTGAGGTGATGAGGTGGAAAAGAAGACGAGACGGTGCTAGGAATCAGAACAACGGAGGTGATGAGATGATGCTGCATCCCAGCCAGCACCCTGGAGGTGAAGCACAGAATCCAGAAACTTTTAGTGGGATCTAA
- the LOC121741823 gene encoding uncharacterized protein LOC121741823 isoform X1, whose translation MMNQLHNNNWAVHVNDAAPTTPSQPPHLALPIHKLEKSLEMAEETSNSKQWRKSNLFLEIPSRSMEVSRQEFVQIKMPPATPTPTPKRVNFLLTPSPSDSRPYGSPGPSSTRGRSSIRNLLPKGFKQRASTSEAANNDSISSTTAVVGSQDNPSMSRSWSFSKMFTPRAKRACSLPVTPIANSNPGSSDAGNAHVNCPPAPDDAKGVRRMSRSLSVPVIRKEKGTRKMDSFFRIIPSTPRLTKDGQPQLPNVTSIDDENSEADGEDIPEEEAVCRICLVELCEGGETLKMECSCKGELALAHQECAVKWFALKGNKTCEVCKQEVRNLPVTLLRIQSCINRAAAANSYSDLEINGYRVWHEVPILVIVSMLAYFCFLEQLLVGKMGSSAIAISLPFSCVLGLLASMTSSTMVKRRFVWIYASMQFSLVVLFAHIFYNLVHVQAVLSILLSTFAGFGVAMSGSSLIVEVMRWKRRRDGARNQNNGGDEMMLHPSQHPGGEAQNPETFSGI comes from the exons ATGATGAATCAACTACACAACAACAACTGGGCTGTTCATGTTAATGATGCAGCACCTACTACTCCATCTCAACCTCCACACCTTGCTCTGCCTATTCACAAG CTGGAAAAGTCTTTGGAAATGGCTGAAGAAACATCAAACAGCAAACAGTGGAGAAAATCGAACCTATTCTTGGAGATACCTAGCAGATCAATGGAAGTATCTCGCCAAGAATTCGTTCAAATAAAGATGCCTCCGGCCACACCAACTCCCACCCCCAAGAGAGTCAACTTCCTCTTAACACCTAGTCCTTCTGATTCAAGGCCATATGGATCACCTGGACCTTCCTCAACACGAGGCAGGTCATCCATCCGGAACCTCCTGCCAAAGGGCTTCAAGCAAAGAGCTTCCACTTCAGAGGCAGCCAACAATGATTCAATCTCTTCAACCACAGCTGTTGTTGGTTCACAAGATAATCCATCCATGTCAAGATCATGGTCATTTTCAAAGATGTTTACTCCTAGGGCTAAGAGGGCATGCTCGTTGCCAGTAACCCCTATAGCCAATTCAAATCCGGGCTCTTCTGACGCTGGAAATGCGCATGTAAACTGTCCTCCTGCACCTGATGAT GCAAAAGGAGTTAGGCGCATGTCGAGGTCACTTTCTGTCCCGGTGATCAGAAAAGAAAAGGGCACCCGAAAAATGGATTCATTCTTTCGTATTATTCCATCCACACCTAGACTGACCAAGGATGGCCAACCTCAACTACCAAATGTCACAAGTATAGATGATG AAAACAGTGAAGCTGATGGTGAAGATATACCTGAAGAGGAAGCTGTTTGTAGGATTTGCTTGGTTGAACTATGTGAAGGTGGAGAGACCCTTAAAATGGAATGCAGCTGCAAAGGAGAACTTGCTCTGGCTCATCAAGAATGTGCAGTCAAATGGTTTGCCCTCAAAGGGAACAAGACCTGTGAAGTTTGCAAGCAAGAAGTTAGAAACTTACCCGTCACACTTCTACGTATCCAAAGCTGTATAAATCGTGCTGCAGCCGCCAATAGCTATTCAGATTTGGAGATCAACGGGTACAG GGTTTGGCATGAAGTACCAATCCTTGTAATTGTGAGTATGCTGGCCTACTTCTGTTTTCTTGAGCAGCTTTTG GTTGGCAAAATGGGTAGCAGTGCAATCGCCATATCGCTTCCATTTTCTTGTGTACTCGGCCTCCTTGCATCCATGACATCTTCAACTATGG TGAAGAGAAGATTTGTTTGGATATATGCATCAATGCAGTTCTCTCTTGTGGTTCTCTTTGCTCATATTTTCTACAACTTG GTTCATGTGCAAGCAGTTCTATCAATCCTGCTGTCTACATTTGCTGGATTTGGTGTTGCTATGAGTGGTAGTTCGCTCATCGTTGAGGTGATGAGGTGGAAAAGAAGACGAGACGGTGCTAGGAATCAGAACAACGGAGGTGATGAGATGATGCTGCATCCCAGCCAGCACCCTGGAGGTGAAGCACAGAATCCAGAAACTTTTAGTGGGATCTAA
- the LOC121741813 gene encoding beta-galactosidase 8-like — translation MICGTVAAAALDLLLILAAATPFCFGANVTYDHRGLVIGGRRRVLISGSIHYMRSTPQMWPDLIQKSKDGGLDVVQTFVFWNLHEPIRDQYDFTGRKDLVKFVKLVGEAGLMVHLRIGPYACAEWNYGGFPMWLHFIPGIVMRTDNEPFKAEMKRFTAKIVNMMKEENLYASQGGPIILSQIENEYGNIDSAYGKSAQTYISWAASMAVSLDTGVPWVMCQQSDAPNPIINACNGFYCDQFTPNANNKPKMWTENWSGWFSSFGDPVPRRPAADTAFSTARFYQLGGSFLNYYMYHGGTNFGRTSGGPFITTSYDYDAPIDEYGLLRQPKWGHLKDVHSAVKLCEEALVATDPTTTSLGPKLEATVYKTKSGLCAAFLANVDDQSDVTVNFSGNSYHLPAWSVSILPDCKTVAINTAKINSVATISKFVRQLSPKDTTVEDAFSGWSWINEPVGISSNSAFTKLGLQEQINTTADKSDYLWYSLSTTIKGDEPFLQDGSRTVLHVSSLGHGLYAFHNGQLVGSAKGNYSDPSVSVDIPINLVSGENKIDLLSLTVGLQNYGAFYDTKGAGVTGPVQLKGSHNQATVDLSSKLWTYQIGLRGEELGLFTGSSSEWIMQPTLPKNQPLVWYKTTFEAPTGSSPVAIDFSGMGKGQAWINGQSIGRYWPRRVASNAGCTESCNYRGSFSPSRCMKNCGQPTQQFYHVPRSWLQPGSNTMVLFEEMGGDPTQISFATRETGSICSHISETHPIPLSTWMISDEEMRKQAQPTLSLDCPLDNQVISEILFASFGTPQGACGSFSHGECSSKEALSTVEKACIGLRSCSIIVSADTFGDPCGGIAKSLAVEASCKWLDPHEDAYGGSIRSL, via the exons atgatATGCGGAACAGTTGCGGCGGCGGCGCTTGATCTCTTGTTGATTttggcggcggcgacgccgtTTTGTTTTGGCGCCAATGTGACTTACGATCACCGTGGGCTAGTAATCGGCGGCAGGAGACGCGTTCTGATTTCCGGCTCCATTCATTACATGCGCAGCACTCCTCAA ATGTGGCCGGATTTGATACAAAAATCGAAGGATGGGGGATTGGATGTGGTTCAAACTTTTGTTTTCTGGAATCTGCACGAACCAATTCGAGACCAG TATGATTTTACAGGAAGAAAAGATTTGGTCAAATTTGTGAAATTGGTTGGGGAGGCTGGTCTCATGGTTCATCTTCGAATAGGTCCTTATGCTTGTGCAGAATGGAACTATGG GGGGTTTCCTATGTGGTTGCATTTTATTCCCGGAATAGTTATGCGAACTGATAACGAGCCGTTTAAG GCTGAAATGAAGAGGTTTACGGCCAAGATTGTGAACATGATGAAGGAAGAAAATCTATATGCATCCCAAGGTGGACCCATTATTTTGTCACAG ATTGAGAATGAGTATGGGAATATTGATTCAGCATACGGTAAGAGTGCCCAAACTTACATAAGTTGGGCTGCATCAATGGCTGTGTCATTGGACACAGGGGTACCCTGGGTCATGTGCCAGCAAAGTGATGCTCCGAATCCCATA ATCAATGCTTGTAACGGGTTTTACTGCGACCAATTTACACCAAATGCAAATAACAAACCAAAGATGTGGACAGAGAACTGGAGTGGATG GTTCTCCTCATTTGGCGATCCTGTGCCTCGCAGGCCTGCAGCAGATACTGCTTTCTCTACAGCCCGTTTTTACCAGCTTGGTGGAAGTTTCCTAAACTACTACATG TATCATGGTGGAACTAACTTTGGTCGTACTTCTGGGGGACCTTTCATCACAACGAGCTATGATTATGATGCTCCAATTGATGAATATG GCCTTCTGAGACAGCCAAAGTGGGGTCACCTGAAGGATGTACACAGTGCTGTAAAGCTTTGTGAAGAGGCACTAGTGGCAACAGATCCGACAACTACTTCTCTTGGTCCCAAATTGGAG GCTACAGTTTACAAAACCAAATCAGGGCTGTGTGCTGCATTTCTTGCAAATGTGGACGACCAATCTGATGTGACTGTGAACTTCAGTGGAAATTCTTATCACTTGCCTGCCTGGTCTGTCAGCATCTTACCTGACTGTAAGACTGTGGCTATTAATACCGCAAAA ATCAACTCTGTGGCCACCATTTCAAAGTTTGTTCGTCAACTCTCGCCAAAAGACACAACTGTTGAAGATGCATTCTCGGGGTGGAGTTGGATCAACGAGCCTGTAGGCATATCTAGCAACAGTGCGTTCACCAAGCTAGGCTTACAGGAGCAAATAAATACTACTGCTGATAAAAGTGACTATCTTTGGTATTCTCTGAG CACTACAATAAAAGGAGATGAGCCTTTCCTGCAAGATGGATCTCGGACAGTGCTTCATGTGAGTTCGCTTGGTCATGGGCTTTATGCTTTTCACAATGGGCAGCTTGTAG GGAGTGCGAAAGGAAACTACAGCGACCCAAGTGTGTCTGTAGATATACCTATCAACCTCGTCTCCGGAGAGAACAAAATTGATCTTTTGAGTTTGACAGTGGGGTTACAG AATTATGGAGCATTTTATGATACAAAAGGTGCAGGAGTCACTGGTCCTGTGCAGTTGAAAGGTTCACATAATCAAGCTACTGTTGATCTTTCCTCAAAACTGTGGACATATCAG ATTGGTTTGAGAGGAGAAGAGTTAGGCCTATTCACTGGAAGTTCATCTGAATGGATAATGCAGCCTACTTTGCCCAAGAATCAACCATTGGTTTGGTACAAG ACAACTTTTGAGGCTCCCACCGGAAGCAGCCCAGTAGCAATCGATTTCTCAGGAATGGGGAAGGGTCAGGCATGGATAAATGGGCAGAGCATTGGCCGCTACTGGCCCAGACGCGTAGCTTCAAATGCTGGCTGCACTGAATCTTGCAACTACAGAGGATCATTCAGCCCCAGTAGATGCATGAAGAATTGTGGACAGCCAACTCAGCAATT CTATCATGTCCCACGTTCGTGGCTGCAACCAGGTTCAAACACCATGGTCTTATTCGAGGAAATGGGAGGCGATCCTACACAAATATCTTTCGCCACAAGAGAGACTGGAAGCATATGCTCTCATATATCAGAGACTCACCCCATCCCACTGAGTACCTGGATGATTTCAGATGAAGAAATGAGGAAACAAGCTCAACCAACTCTATCACTCGACTGCCCTTTAGACAATCAGGTCATATCTGAAATCTTGTTTGCCAGCTTTGGAACTCCTCAAGGGGCGTGTGGAAGTTTCAGCCATGGTGAATGCAGCAGCAAAGAGGCTCTTTCAACTGTAGAGAAG GCCTGTATAGGGTTAAGAAGCTGCAGCATCATTGTCTCAGCTGACACATTTGGTGATCCGTGCGGAGGAATCGCAAAAAGTTTGGCTGTTGAAGCTTCCTGCAAATGGTTAGATCCACATGAAGATGCATATGGTGGTAGTATCCGTTCTTTGTGA